ATGTACTCCAAGCTTTTGGTTGGGAAAGGGAGAGAATGGTgggactaaatttttttttgttatagatATAAAAGTGGTGATATATTTTAAGGGCGGAGTTAAATTAACTTTTAGGGAGGggccaaaaaaattataattaacaaagaataaaataaaaattttaaggagagattaaactaaaatttatgcATAACTTATAAGAAAAACTTGATAGTTGGAAAGGTCATTGTCCCCTTACTTTGTACTGGCTTTCtggtatattttaatattataatttttagtgttttttaaaattgtaaaaagtatacaaattgaAAGGTTTAATTTATGtacttcaaaatttttaatttttttaatacaaattgaaCGGTCTGATTTGTGTACCTCTCACAAATCGAACGgtccaatttttatatttttacaaattagACGATCTGATTTATGTACCTGTCTAGAAATTAGACggttcaatttttatatttttaataaattaaataatttaattttacttctctaattaaataatttcacaTGTAAAAATAACACCTTAATAAttcacattttaaaaagataccACTATCacttcaatattaaaaataagaagtTCGAATAGGGGAGCCGAATGAAGGTAATTAGGCAAGTAAGTTTGTGGTTAAAGTTTTAGGCTTTGACGTGTAGACTGTAGTGGGGAAAATGATGGCTCACTGTGAAAGGATTCTCTTTCGGCGCCTTTTCCTTttagcttgaaaaaaaaaatgccaAACAAATCAAAAACTATTGCTTTTTCGGTGTTTTTTCATATGAAAGTTCTGGTAGATTAATATAGAGGTGCATATGGCTCGGACAAGTTTAAAGATTTGATCtgtattaaatattttagggtttaatttaatatgattttatcaaatttaaaattagataaagattttaatttttaaaaatagattcagttattattttagattgaatttaaattaaaataaatttaacNNNNNNNNNNNNNNNNNNNNNNNNNNNNNNNNNNNNNNNNNNNNNNNNNNNNNNNNNNNNNNNNNNNNNNNNNNNNNNNNNNNNNNNNNNNNNNNNNNNNNNNNNNNNNNNNNNNNNNNNNNNNNNNNNNNATTACACTTGttgaattataaaataaattagaatttagtcaccaaaaaaataaattaaaatttatgaacaaattcaagtttaaatatgaatattaactttttgataacaatttttttataaataaaatttttttgtaaattattgttaaagcTTTAAAAATTCGGTTTGAATCCGATATAGTTGTGATCCAGAAATATTTAGGTTTCATCAGATTTAAACTCGAATTAAAGTCTGAAAAATAGATCTGATATATATTTAAGATCAGATTTAGATCAGAACAAGTCCAATTTTATCCGACCTATAAACATtcctaaattaatattcatataaaaataaaattatataattaataaatattattttttatcatcaataataatttatacttatatttataaatattttatatataaaaatatataatttacactTNNNNNNNNNNNNNNNNNNNNNNNNNNNNNNNNNNNNNNNNNNNNNNNNNNNNNNNNNNNNNNNNNNNNNNNNNNNNNNNNNNNNNNNNNNNNNNNNNNNNNNNNNNNNNNNNNNNNNNNNNNNNNNNNNNNNNNNNNNNNNNNNNNNNNNNNNNNNNNNNNNNNNNNNNNNNNNNNNNNNNNNNNNNNNNNNNNNNNNNNNNNNNNNNNNNNNNNNNNNNNNNNNNNNNNNNNNNNNNNNNNNNNNNNNNNNNNNNNNNNNNNNNNNNNNNNNNNNNNNNNNNNNNCATTTATTATGTACTatgatattttgtatttattagaatctattaatgtttttttttatattaacctttgagtttaaactaataaaatcttATAGTCTATATAAACGTGACACATTTAATAAGCACATAAGTGTTAAACTCATTTTAGACATATCCATTTTTGTAATAACTCTTAATTAATCATGAGCCTAATCCACCTTGGCGTGCATATAATCGAATTTATTAGTGTTGTGTTACAGTTACACTTGCAGTGCCAAGATATGGTTCTTCTTTTCTGGAAAGAAACAGAGATGATATTTTAGTCTGTATTTCGTTTTCTACGTGGTTGATACGTTGAATGATCTGAATTGGAGCGTTTTAGGGCAAAATCGTTAGAAGAAAGAAATATGCGAgtcatataatattatataatttcacaTTCACGGTCAACACGACACAAGACAAAGCACCGCAATTGGATGAAAGTAGATGAAAGTTCCTGGAGGCATGGATGGCAGGAAAAGGGACTTGAGTGGTGGCTTCACTTTCAACTTTTAAAGGCGTCTTCTAATATTATGGTATTTTGGTCAGCATCACATAGCATAAGTAATTAAGGATTATAACAACTAGCAGTTTAGCACTATTTACTATTAGAACAACCATTCAAATTAATCCctaattttgaaattatataatttgatcattatttttaaatgaataCTTACGGTTAAGTTAATAATTGAGAGatgttagataataatttagtcaaacatattaaattatttaacaattttcaacaaataactttatataaagatatatataaattttcactttatttttattactttaaagTTTTTGAGAATTATATTTGTCAAATACATTAGACTTTTGTAGTTTTTAACCAATTTTTAGTATGTATtttagattaataattttttaataaattttattaaagacattcttttaaaaatattattataaaataaattaatttaaaattattattataaaacaaattaatttcttttaaaatatattattaaactattaaattaaaaatgttgaatTGTTAACTAAAAATATTGGTCTATAATTAAGATAGTTGGCTCTTAAGTTTTTAACTTAACCAAAATACCAAGTATTGTATGAAATTCTTTCAAGGTTTATGTTGGATCTTGGatgtttagttttttattaCAGTAGTGTTACGTTACCAACTTTTTATCTGCCAAAATCTGCCAATTTGAGTTGGGCTGGACATGAAGTCCATCTACTAAATAAAGCCACATCTAAGTTAATCATGGTTTAATCCTAATTTATCACGTGTTGGTAATAGTTGGCAGACTTTCTCTTGATAACGTATACTTCTCCTttcctttttattaattaagcTTTGAATGGCGTCATTCGTTAGTTTTAAAAGTCCAAAGTTCAAAGTCCATTGTGGAGGGttgtttcttcttcctccaacTTGCGTTGATCGCTCTCGTGTACGCTTCTTCCTTAAACTTCATTTTCAACCTTCTAAACCTTCTCATTCAAAAACCAAACCCAACTTCCTCTTCTCTTTGCACTCtctgcatatatatatatatatataaattaaaagttataaACAAACTAACCTTCCCTCATTCCCATCGACTCTGCAACTAGCTGCTAAATTTAAACCTCTACTTTCCGTGTTCTCTTTTAGCAAGTCGCGATGGGTGACTCGTCGGTGCCAAGTGACAAGTTGGGTGAGTCTCCGGCGGTTGAGTTAACGGGCAAGATCATGGTGGTGGCCGTAATAGTGTTGTTCATGGTGGTTGTGTTCGTGCTGTTCCTCCATCTCTACGCCAAATGGTTCTGGTGGAGCATTGGAGAGAGCAACATTCCCCAACCCAGAAGGCGGCGGCGGCGCTTTGTGTTTGCTCCTGGTCAAGACCCGGCCAGCTCCGGCGGTGTCCGAAGAGGCCTTGAGCCTTCTGTGCTGAGATCCCTGCCGGTGTTGGTTTTCCAGCCGCAAGATTTCAAGGAAGGAATGGAATGTGCGGTTTGCCTTTCGGAGGTTGAAGAGGGAGAAAAGGCGAGGCTGTTACCAAAGTGCAATCATGGCTTCCACGTGGATTGCATTGATATGTGGTTCCAATCCCATTCTACTTGCCCCCTCTGCAGAAACCCTGTGACCTCTGCCACCGAATCTTCTTCTGATGCAGCTTTCCCCACAAATGTCTTCGTTTGGGGGAACCAGGCCCAAGTGAGTTCTTCTTTGGAAGAAACTACTACTTCTTCGTCCTCGTCATCTTCAGCTAGCAGCAGTGACAGAGTTCATCATCATGGCGGTGGATCGTTGGTGATTGATATACCAAGCGAGATCACTTCATCTTCTGCAAGCAGGTTTGCAGAAGAAGATGAGATGAAATCTCCCATTACAGGGAGACTGAAATCATTGAAGAGGCTGTTAAGCAGGGACAGGAGGATGAATCCTTCTAGTCCACGTTCTATAGACCTTGAACATGCAACGGGATCAGGGCAGAGCTCTAGCTAGCTACGAATTTTCAGGGATGTTCGTTcgttctttctttcatttttatgTACATGATGgaaaaatttgtttttatattgtAAAAACTATAGGTAACATTAGAGTAGATTAGTAGGCTCATAAATGACCTACTTTCATGAACTCAATTGTATTTCTTTTCTATCTTCAATTTCTTTAGCCTTTAGGAAACCCCTTTCAGCCATCAAAATTTTCTGAAACATTTACAGCTTCGTTGCAGAGGCCAGactgttatttgtattgatgaCATGTTTCTACGAATACGaatacaaattcaaattaatgaCAAAATAGACATTTCATTCTTCGTGGCATCAAAAGAAAAAACGGAAGCTACAAAAGGGCGGCTTCTTTAGGCTAAAAAGTTTTGATATGGAAGCAAAATAagtgatatattttaatatagtaattttttgtgttttttaaaattgtgagaGTACCTTccaatttgtgtttaaaaagttaaaaaaattcagAGTATACAAATCGAAAGGTccgatttgtgttaaaaaaattgaaaaaactcAAAGTACATAAATCTGACCATAccaattgtttaattttaaaattttgcttaAGAAATCATATGGTCCGATTTTGTAGTTGGGCAAATTTGAAATTCGGAAGCTAGAAAACGGACCTGTaagttgtttgttgtttttaatttttttactaatggAAAATTCGCATGGTCCGAGTTCTGTTCCACTGATATTATATAGCTGTAAAGCACGTGTATTCTCCATATCTGAGTCCAACACTACTTTTGTTtctatattcaaattaaaaagtgGCTTCTTTATATTCTACTATTTTGGGCGACAAAAAGACTAGATATGTCAACTTCCTTTCTTATCTTAAAAATCGAGTGCATAATAGTCTTGCttacttttaaattattattaacaaacAACTACGCATTCCACCATCAATATGGACTGAATCAAACCTATTAACCTATATATTGGTGGAGTTTCATTAACTACCACCCTTAAGAACACtgcttgtttttcatttttagttagttttacaTCACACTTGCATTGTCGTTTTCTCTGTCTTCGAACTCAATGACTTTGTTTTGTACTTGTACATGTTGATTTACGACTAATTCAAAGGACAACCGCTTTGACTGAATAttataaacaaaagaaacaaatcatTAGTAAGACATCTAGCATGGGAGTTGCAATATACAGATAAATCTGACATGTCCTGCTGCTACTACTAGAGCATTAGTAGTGGCAGATATTTCTGAACACATCAAAAGATTCATTCATGCATGCAActtatagaatatatatttattggCAGATATGGCAACGTAAACGTACACAGAGTAGAGGAGTAAAATTAGCTGAGATCATATAATGCAGCCTCCAAACTAAGTTCATCAATTCCAATACAAACCCCGGCATGAATATAGTTCCATGCAATCACAGTTGAAATCAGAGGCAATGCCATTACCACCTCAAAGATGGATAAGAGTAATAACATCATCCAAGTTGGAAATGGTTGCTTTTTGGTTTTTCTTGTCATTCAAGCTCTCTACTTTCTGAATGTTTCACTGCATAGAAAATCATATAACCAACATGaattaaaagtgaaatatcAATTTTTAGTAAGTGTGTTTTACACTTACCATGAACCAAAGGAAGCCTGTAAGTATGCTGCATTCATATTCCATAAATTAAGCACCATCCAATTGACATTCTTTTGAAAGCTGTCCTCTGTTTATCATttcttttcaaacaaaaaattccATGTGAATTGATTGATGCAGGCCAAGACAATCCACTAGTCATAGACTCATAGCAATAAATATAGCACCGTGGTAGACTATCGAAGATGgagaaccaaaaaaaaaatattacaagataaattaaaaaatttaaaatatataaaaacagCGATGTATAAAGTATAAACTTTGGAAAAGCACGATAGCCATATGACTGTAAATCGACATGGAATGGAACTGTGGAAGCAACCAAAATGTGAAcatagaaaaataacaacacaATCTTAGAGAGAAGAAATATAATGTACTTTACAAAGAGCTCTATATTCGACTTGAAGTCGCTTGATACATGATTCCTCCGCCATCCAACAACTTCTAAACAGAATCAAGCTAGAGTCAATAAGCGCGCACATAATTTAGTGAGTGTAGTAAGCTGTATGGTATGGCTGCATGTGATAGGAGAAAACCAAAATCAGAACTTGATCCGCAAAGAATTATAGTCCCTCCAACTAAACAAGCACAACTCTCATTGTTTTCGTTGTTTCAAAGACCATTTTAGCCTTACCAATCCAGACAATGAGAGCGgttttcaaataaacaaataaagaatCCCCATAAAACATTATACGgtcatgaggaggaggaggactcCCACCAACTCTCTTGcatgattattttaaatttaagaatGTTAAGAGCACGATTGGGCTTTGATAGAGAATTGTAATCATGGCATGGAATACGCAACAAAACATAGCCATTCAAACATCATACACtgaatattttcttcttttgtttccGCGACTAACGCATGAAACTATACTAAGCCTACCTGCTTCTCACCTAAGATAATCATTTGCTGCTGCCTACTGCCTACTGCCTAAGCGTCCATCGGATTCCTGGTGCCACTGCCACCCACTAATAAATATTCAATATCATATCATCTACTACACTTACAGTTACAATAACATCACGTGGCCGATCACATGACCTTTCTGAGATATCTGTCTCCATTTTCACCAAATCCAAAGGCTACACATACTACAATACAAACAAGATACAGCGGTCAAAAGTTGAGCACATGATCCCACATGTTCCCTGTAGCCTCAGACAATGAATGAATCGCAATTCCCAAATCCCACCCATAATAAGCTTCAATACTCAAAATGCAACAACCACAACAACCATAACAACCAAGATACCCCTCACTACCATGAAGGGCTGGTCCCTGCCACTTGCTACTCTTGCTCTTGTGCTATCACTCTTATTATCAGCCTCTTCTAGGGCCAAAGCTGAGGTTCCCCCATCCCGACAAGTGCGCTCTTTGTCATTAAGCAAAACTTCATCCTCTCCTCAACCTCCAAGAGATTTGCCACCCCGGAAGAGTCGTTCCAAGCAGCTGGATTCGTCTTTACGAAGAATTCCACCAAGCAAATCAAATCCCACACAAAACAAGTAACTCTTACTACTAACAGTTTCTCGCCATTCGATTATATGCTGCTGCCTATGATTGACAGAAACACCGTATTTCCATCGCAGGTTCAACCCTCCCTCAGATGGTTGAGAGACAGAACAAACACTGCAGCAGTGCCAAACACATCCGTTTTTCTTCTCAtgtctttcattttcttcttgtttccaTTTCTAAGCAAACAGAACAACTGTTAGTCTACAATGGTGTTTTGCCTTCCAACTGCCAAGTGCCAGTGATTATATGTACAACAGTTTATATTGTATTTCACAGTTTTGCTAACCAAGCTTGTTGAGTTCTGATACACAATATACGATATTAGTATTCTTAAACATGGATTTATCTCTGAAGTTTGTAGCAAAGCATTACATACATACAGAAGAACACCAATGATATACTGGAGTCAAGGAGGACATGGGAAAGAGAAGATTTGGGgaaaagaattttatatttttgcaaTAATTACCTTTTGACACACAACGCGATTGCTCTTTTCAGTTACAAAGTCTAGCTGATATTATAAATGATACAAAATCGTAAGCAAAGAGAAAGTCATCCAAATCTATCATACATCAAATGATATGCCTTcattttctaacaaaaataaaaaagtcatcCTCCACTCTAATCAATGTTATGCCTTCATTTTCTTGAGAGAAGCTTCACGTACATCACCATCTCTTTGCCGTTTCTTGTTAGACTTTCTAGCTGTTGCCATAGCTGCAGTATCATCATTCTTATTCCCAACCTTTTTCTTGTTGGACATTTTCTTTCCCCTTCTAAAGTTATTATTGTCATCACCAACTTTGGCAATGTTCTTGCCTTTCTGCTCTGATTTTCTCTTGAACTTCTGCTTGCTCAGAAATGGTGCAGCAGTACCTAGGGATTGGTTAATCTCTTTCCTCAATTCTGTCACTGTTTTTGGATTTGATTTATTGTTTGAACTTCCGGCAAGAAACCGATCTTTTCTCCTTGGCTTTGTATCACTGGAGCCAAATGTAGAGGAAAAATCTTTATAAGCAAATTCTTTGGAAGCTTGTTTTGACCTCCAACGATCAGGATGGGAAGCAAACCTGGAGAAACAAAGCAAAGGCATGAATCATTAcagaaaaattttataaactcAAATTTACAAGCAAACAACAATTCAGAACTACAGCATTCCTTTGGATGCCAGATTAATGCATAGATTTTGATGTAAGAATGCTAAACCCTCCAATAAAATGCATGCctgtctttttctctttttttgtgtGTGGCAAGATGGGGGGGAGATAAATTCTTGGTTCGGAGAGCCCTGCTTCGTCTTCGAGAGCTCACTCCGCACAGCCAATAACTCAGAAACTATAGACTCTCTTAGTGACAGATTACAGGCAGTGAAGCACTTTTCAATCACGAAAGCACCCGATGAGTGAGCTGCTACCTTTCCAAAATGGCTTTCTAGTCTACAAAtaagtaaaaagaaaacaaagttaCTCAATAAAGCAGTGATTTTGCATTCTAttacataaattttatttgttatttcaaCTTGTAGTGTAGAGAGGTTGTGGtgtctttaataaataaataaataaaccctAAAGACAGAGTTTACTGAATTTATTCCTTTAGCATAAATTAGAACTTCCAAATAGACATAAATTCAAGAGATATGAAGACACACTTTTTAACTAATCTGCATTTCTCTTTTTCAGAAGCACTTGAGCTTAGAAAGGCCTCAATAACGTGTGATCCCTTTGCATCTCTCACTGCCTCAAGAACATGAGGTGTTTCCATGGATGTTATACTGATGATATAAGGTTTAATATATTCCTGCGAAAACAGAGTAGGACAACATGGGCAACAAATTAATAcaactttacataaaaataaaaatttattaaaaaatgacttcttatatatatacccaATACTAGCACATCATGGTATATACGTTTCCATTGACTCCAGATTAAGCATAAAATAACATCATAATGACACCAAAAGCTCACCACACTACCAGTATCTGAATGTCCATTATTATCTCAGGTAAAAGAAACTACATAAAGAATAACCCATCTCTAAAAACTGGGAGAACCTGTCCCCAAGCACCCGAATATTAATCTTCCAAAATCCTACAAGGCTACAAGAGGACTTGGAGATGATCATGATTTTCATAATTAATGGTGAAGACTGaagttttttatttacaaacaacAAATGGCAGGTCTGCAAGCAACGTATAAGTCTAGTTTGGCATTCCTTTTGACTTCAGGATCATTGACATTAATATCAGATCAGGAAGCGATGAGTAACACTTTtcttaaccctaaacccaaaaaaaGAATTGGAAGGAATCCGGATGCAATCCCTCTTTATCCTTTTCCTATAATAGATCATCTTTTCCTTTCAATTACTTTTCAGCCAACAGTGCAAAGCATGCTCTACATAACAATGCCCATTCCCAGAGTAGAAACAATTCTAAAATAATGCAAGATCTCCTAACAATTAGGAATCCAATGGTTCCTATGGTTACACTTCAGAAGCATCCACATATGTTTACAAACACTATGCAGGGGGAGAACCCTAACCCTTTTATGAATTGTGCCACATGATACCATTAAAATTCAAGTTTGCTTACACTTTTAAACCGGAATATTGCCTGCAGAATCAGAGAACCCATGACATGCATTTTATCTCCACTTTGCCAGCTCCAATTGGACTTGTCTTCATAAGAGAAATAGCTATCAAGAAATAGTAGCCGTGGAACAATACATTTTGGAGACTCATCCGCTGAGCATACTGTTTTGGCAAGGAATTGACAGCACTGCCACAAATTGACAAAAAGGTTATGAAGTTTATACAAATATGAGCACCAGATTTATGAAAGTAAGATGTCTTCAGCATGCAACAAGTTAATAGTGTTACACCATTTACTTTTGAGCTTTGACTGAAGATTTAGAAGCAAAGAACTTAGTCTACAATTTCAAAGACAAATATATAGGTCAATTGACTCATCTTGGACTAGCAACAAAATTGCAAACCTTGTGTTCATTAAAATGAAGCCTCTCACTGGCAGCAATAAGTGCAGCAACAACTCCTGACCTTCCCATTTTGAAAAGATCCTCCATATTTGATCCAAGTTCATCCCAGATCAGCCTCATC
This portion of the Arachis duranensis cultivar V14167 chromosome 6, aradu.V14167.gnm2.J7QH, whole genome shotgun sequence genome encodes:
- the LOC107491762 gene encoding RING-H2 finger protein ATL3, coding for MKVDESSWRHGWQEKGLEWWLHFQLLKASSNIMQVAMGDSSVPSDKLGESPAVELTGKIMVVAVIVLFMVVVFVLFLHLYAKWFWWSIGESNIPQPRRRRRRFVFAPGQDPASSGGVRRGLEPSVLRSLPVLVFQPQDFKEGMECAVCLSEVEEGEKARLLPKCNHGFHVDCIDMWFQSHSTCPLCRNPVTSATESSSDAAFPTNVFVWGNQAQVSSSLEETTTSSSSSSSASSSDRVHHHGGGSLVIDIPSEITSSSASRFAEEDEMKSPITGRLKSLKRLLSRDRRMNPSSPRSIDLEHATGSGQSSS
- the LOC107491659 gene encoding pumilio homolog 23 — encoded protein: MGEHHYNQGKGKNKKQQQHNKGHGHTQHSMKDTKTFNRHGSTAPQPSRIRKQVDPEISKYLLEIANLFESNAVELEERTLICGNALEETKGFEFEVATDYILSHTLETIIQGSDVEHLCAFLQRCADNFPAIAMDRSGSHVAEAILKYLSTRVQDKDARPQLEEALTTVCKVMAASSVEVMRNCYGSHVLRTLLCLCKGVPLDKSEYYFSKAATVLAGRLNLNVSKKHDATKFQSGFPNLLKLFVSEMLKNAGKSIKTLQVDPFSSFVFQTTLRVLAGNDEELLHVIPILLGCKDKRNPEGSFLEDTVVAELIKLSKEAEFSHLMEVVLEVSPEALFNELFTKVFRNSLFELSSHQHGNFVVQALISHTSNQDLMRLIWDELGSNMEDLFKMGRSGVVAALIAASERLHFNEHKCCQFLAKTVCSADESPKCIVPRLLFLDSYFSYEDKSNWSWQSGDKMHVMGSLILQAIFRFKSEYIKPYIISITSMETPHVLEAVRDAKGSHVIEAFLSSSASEKEKCRLVKKLESHFGKVAAHSSGAFVIEKCFTACNLSLRESIVSELLAVRSELSKTKQGSPNQEFISPPSCHTQKKRKRQLLCFSRFASHPDRWRSKQASKEFAYKDFSSTFGSSDTKPRRKDRFLAGSSNNKSNPKTVTELRKEINQSLGTAAPFLSKQKFKRKSEQKGKNIAKVGDDNNNFRRGKKMSNKKKVGNKNDDTAAMATARKSNKKRQRDGDVREASLKKMKA